The Apium graveolens cultivar Ventura chromosome 11, ASM990537v1, whole genome shotgun sequence genome has a window encoding:
- the LOC141696540 gene encoding uncharacterized protein LOC141696540: MGKVDALYDAAIAGDADARAKLEMEADTHHLFGKTILHIESESGNTERVRFILRAFANKNLLAKVSKYKHSALHLAIYGGHTEVAGVIIEAARRQFPETSFQAFLRQGDKDNDTALHAAVMEENVAVVKLLVEADPTDAHAQNHEGKTPMFIAVQKGLNEIVEIISTTCTAPCLDGPDGSIAVPINNLDQVKSLGGTLYKIMDRDALYDAAIAGDADAVAKLVKKADLLNNRDETTLHIESKNGNTERVRFILREFSNKNLLTRLNKYKHTALHLAIYGGHTEVAKVIIEAARRHLPETSFQNFLRQGDKDNDTALHAAVMEENKDMVKLLVEADPTDVHTQNDGGRTPMYIAVEKEYNDIVELISATCTAPSLDGPDGGTVVLINNLAQGMS, translated from the exons ATGGGTAAAGTAGATGCTTTGTATGATGCTGCTATAGCAGGAGATGCTGATGCCAGGGCTAAATTAGAGATGGAAGCTGATACGCACCACCTTTTTGGCAAAACTATCCTTCACATTGAATCGGAGTCTGGAAATACAGAACGTGTTCGATTCATTCTGAGGGCGTTTGCAAACAAAAATCTTTTGGCCAAGGTTAGTAAATATAAACATTCTGCACTGCATTTGGCTATATATGGCGGACATACTGAAGTAGCCGGGGTCATCATTGAAGCAGCTAGACGACAGTTTCCAGAAACTTCATTTCAAGCTTTTCTTAGGCAAGGTGATAAAGATAATGACACCGCTTTACACGCTGCCGTCATGGAAGAAAACGTAGCAGTTGTTAAGCTATTAGTAGAGGCCGACCCTACTGATGCACATGCTCAAAACCATGAAGGTAAAACACCAATGTTCATAGCTGTGCAAAAGGGCCTGAATGAAATAGTAGAGATAATCTCTACAACTTGCACAGCTCCATGTTTGGACGGACCTGATGGTAGTATTGCTGTGCCCATTAACAACCTGGACCAAG TTAAGAGCCTAGGTGGAACACTCTACAAAATAATGGATAGAGATGCTCTGTATGATGCTGCTATTGCGGGAGATGCTGATGCCGTAGCTAAATTGGTGAAGAAAGCTGATTTACTCAACAATCGTGACGAAACAACCCTTCATATTGAATCTAAAAATGGAAATACAGAACGGGTGAGATTCATTTTGAGGGAGTTTTCAAACAAAAATCTTTTGACCAGACTTAATAAATATAAACATACTGCCCTGCACTTGGCTATATATGGCGGACATACTGAAGTGGCTAAAGTGATAATTGAAGCAGCTAGACGACATTTGCCGGAAACTTCCTTTCAAAATTTTCTTAGGCAAGGTGATAAGGATAATGACACCGCTTTACACGCAGCAGTCATGGAAGAAAACAAAGATATGGTTAAACTATTAGTAGAGGCCGACCCTACTGATGTCCATACACAAAACGACGGTGGTAGAACACCAATGTATATAGCGGTGGAAAAAGAGTACAACGATATAGTAGAGTTAATCTCTGCAACTTGCACAGCTCCTTCTCTGGACGGACCTGATGGTGGTACTGTTGTGCTTATAAACAATCTCGCACAAGGTATGTCTTAA
- the LOC141696541 gene encoding uncharacterized protein LOC141696541 — MSNLTKLEFNALDVTGKNYLTWILDAEIHLSAMGLGDTIKEGNKTSEQDKAKAMIFLRHHLDEGLKTEYLTIKDPSTLWKDLKERYDHQKTVILPKARYDYKSVSEYNSAMFKITSQLKLCGENITDKDMLEKTYSIFHANNMLLQQQYREPRPTGSTPFPEVNAVTNNEYRDNKSFGRGRGHGYGRGRGRARGHGFWRGRGRNQQNRPHFKRKPYYQKQKTNEEKPEGSTMVKKGESTCSRCGMKGHWRSTCRTSKHFADLYQASLKNVETNFTEQNDPLGIAHLEAHLGSDGQVDPSAFTHMEVGDFFEDVDVNMPKFGGDEPKNN; from the exons ATGTCGAATCTTACGAAACTTGAGTTTAACGCACTTGATGTCACCGGCAAAAATTATTTGACATGGATTCTTGATGCTGAAATCCATCTTAGTGCAATGGGTCTCGGTGACACCATAAAAGAGGGAAATAAGACCTCTGAACAAGACAAGGCAAAGGCCATGATATTTCTTCGCCATCACCTTGATGAAGGCTTGAAAACTGAATATCTGACTATTAAAGATCCATCAACTCTTTGGAAAGATCTCAAAGAAAGATATGATCACCAGAAAACGGTAATACTTCCTAAAGCTCGCTATGATTATAAAAGTGTGAGCGAGTATAACTCTGCCATGTTCAAAATTACATCTCAATTGAAATTATGTGGCGAGAATATCACCGATAAAGATATGTTGGAGAAAACATATTCCATTTTCCATGCCAATAATATGCTCTTGCAACAACAATATCGTGAAC CACGTCCCACTGGCTCAACACCATTCCCTGAAGTGAATGCGGTGACTAATAATGAATATAGAGATAATAAATCATTTGGACGTGGACGTGGGCATGGATATGGACGTGGACGTGGGCGTGCCCGTGGTCATGGATTTTGGCGTGGTCGAGGCCGAAATCAACAAAATCGCCCCCACTTTAAAAGGAAGCCTTACTATCAAaaacagaaaacaaatgaggaGAAACCCGAGGGAAGTACGATGGTTAAAAAGGGTGAAAGTACTTGTAGCCGTTGTGGAATGAAAGGTCATTGGAGAAGTACATGTCGTACCTCCAAGCACTTTGCTGACCTATATCAAGCATCTTTGAAAAATGTTGAAACTAATTTCACCGAACAGAATGATCCTTTGGGGATTGCTCATCTTGAAGCACATCTTGGAAGTGATGGCCAAGTTGATCCTTCGGCCTTTACTCACATGGAAGTTGGTGATTTCTTTGAAGATGTCGATGTGAATATGCCTAAATTTGGTGGTGATGAGCCTAAGAATAATTAA